From Melitaea cinxia chromosome 23, ilMelCinx1.1, whole genome shotgun sequence, the proteins below share one genomic window:
- the LOC123665207 gene encoding protein glass-like yields the protein MDCYVPNNPQFLGCCHGLCCDPLQPCSCDQLRELPEDCCQQETENCCPENGEDLNALSDSIAPCDVLGDVNEPTWPAEDMGSFSLPPLELDPLPSLFPFSPCSGYNRNNGGECRERGGGEAADVLLSLKHAVVHGDCAADTVHPQMVVNSSGGYPYYEHYSGTPLFPTMSVNVSMNMTMHGCPPDQLCSQVQWNQNTAAPSVNVVYPQTQNVIPTSYPSATYSFTADFRSPNQSDPLITATSTFKPLQLQNAQKPNPSYLFQPKPNFSNQKNIGQVLKRSPSKMYMQESPKEQMSNSGYILNHQGSMHQDYGYTTCVNASGKVQVGALSGCSEDDEQKPNLCRICGKTYARPSTLKTHLRTHSGERPYRCGDCNKSFSQAANLTAHVRTHTGQKPFRCPICDRRFSQSSSVTTHMRTHSGERPYQCRSCKKAFSDSSTLTKHLRIHSGEKPYQCKLCLLRFSQSGNLNRHMRVHGNMSGGILG from the exons ATGGACTGCTACGTGCCCAACAATCCGCAGTTCCTGGGCTGCTGTCACGGGCTCTGTTGCGACCCTTTGCAGCCCTGCTCTTGCGACCAGCTAAGGGAGCTACCAGAGGACTGCTGTCAg CAAGAGACCGAGAACTGCTGCCCAGAGAATGGAGAGGATCTGAACGCACTGAGCGACTCTATCGCCCCGTGCGACGTCCTTGGCGATGTGAACGAGCCGACGTGGCCGGCTGAGGACATGGGCTCCTTCTCACTGCCTCCCCTCGAGCTGGACCCGCTGCCTTCACTCTTCCCCTTCTCGCCGTGCTCCGGTTACAA CAGGAACAACGGAGGAGAATGCAGGGAGCGGGGAGGCGGGGAGGCGGCGGACGTCCTCCTCTCCCTAAAACACGCCGTTGTCCATGGCGACTGCGCGGCAGACACCGTGCACCCACAG ATGGTGGTAAACAGCAGTGGTGGCTACCCGTACTATGAGCACTACAGCGGTACCCCCCTCTTTCCCACCATGAGCGTCAACGTCTCTATGAACATGACCATGCATGGTTGTCCACCGGACCAACTCTGTTCTCAA GTTCAATGGAATCAAAACACAGCAGCACCATCGGTTAACGTCGTCTACCCTCAAACACAAAATGTCATCCCCACTTCCTACCCCTCTGCCACTTATTCTTTCACTGCGGACTTCCGAAGCCCCAATCAATCTGACCCTTTAATAACAGCAACTTCTACATTCAAACCTTTACAGTTACAAAATGCCCAAAAACCAAACCCAAGTTATTTATTCCAACCAAAACCAAACTTTTCAAATCAGAAGAATATAGGACAAGTTCTGAAAAGGTCGCCATCTAAGATGTATATGCAAGAAAGTCCGAAAGAGCAAATGAGCAATAGTGGGTACATTTTGAATCATCAAGGATCAATGCATCAGGACTACGGGTACACTACGTGTGTTAATGCTTCGGGAAAAGTTCAG GTTGGTGCTTTAAGCGGCTGTTCAGAAGACGATGAACAGAAACCCAATTTATGCAGAATTTGCGGTAAAACCTACGCAAGACCGAGTACTCTTAAAACTCATCTCCGCACTCATTCCGGCGAGCGGCCGTACAGATGCGGAGACTGCAACAAAAGTTTCTCTCAAGCAGCCAACTTGACCGCTCATGTTCGCACACATACAGGACAGAAGCCGTTTAG GTGTCCAATATGTGACAGGCGATTTAGTCAAAGTTCGAGTGTTACGACGCACATGAGAACACACTCCGGAGAGCGGCCGTAtca ATGTCGGTCTTGCAAAAAGGCATTTTCGGATAGTTCGACATTAACTAAACATTTGAGAATACATTCCGGAGAAAAGCCATATCAGTGCAAATTGTGCCTACTCAG GTTCTCTCAATCAGGAAATTTGAACAGGCACATGCGAGTACATGGCAACATGTCCGGAGGAATACTCGGCTGA